A single region of the Bacillus cereus genome encodes:
- a CDS encoding PTS sugar transporter subunit IIB gives MKVLFVCSGGMSSAIVVNALKKEAEKKGVNMEVHAIGTSEVEEEVKNGWDVVMVAPQVRHRFDSVKKFAEEESIPCGIIPPQAYTPLGGPTLLKTVNELIS, from the coding sequence ATGAAAGTTTTATTCGTTTGTTCTGGAGGGATGTCCAGCGCAATTGTTGTAAACGCTTTAAAAAAAGAGGCGGAGAAAAAGGGTGTAAACATGGAAGTGCATGCAATTGGAACAAGTGAGGTGGAAGAAGAAGTAAAGAATGGTTGGGATGTTGTAATGGTTGCACCTCAAGTAAGACATCGATTTGACTCTGTAAAAAAATTTGCAGAAGAAGAATCTATCCCCTGCGGTATCATACCGCCGCAAGCATATACGCCGCTTGGTGGACCGACTTTATTAAAAACTGTAAATGAATTAATTAGTTAG
- a CDS encoding PTS sugar transporter subunit IIC: MNKFLTFLDKNLSGPMARLSEQRHLQAIRDGVISALPFIIVGSFFLIVAFPPLPKDSFISVWALKNQTSILIPYRLTMFIMSLYIAFGIGYNLAKSYKLDALSGAQLAVCSLLLTLTPELIDKKGFMLPMTNLGGHGLFVTMIVSILSVEILRFCKKNNVTIKMPEQVPSSVSRSFEALIPAAFVIIIMSLITVVFKVDLHYVVDKLAAPLVKAGDSYFGVIIPVFLITFFWSFGIHGVSVVGTVARPLWDVYLGKNGEAVASGASHFPFIAPEPFYQWFIWIGGSGATLGLVLAMIVFGRSKYSKALSRTCIVPGIFNINEPVIFGLPIVLNPILIIPFVITPLVTATIAYAATAMGFVTPTHIMPPWTLPAPIGAYLATGGDWRAIVLVFINIAISFLIYLPFFKMYDKNMLEIEKNGDGESVNP, encoded by the coding sequence ATGAATAAGTTTCTCACGTTTCTTGATAAAAACTTATCTGGACCGATGGCAAGGCTTTCTGAACAGAGGCATTTACAAGCGATCCGTGATGGAGTTATTTCGGCGTTACCATTTATTATTGTAGGAAGTTTCTTTTTAATAGTAGCATTTCCACCATTACCGAAAGATAGTTTCATATCCGTTTGGGCATTAAAAAATCAAACAAGTATATTAATACCATATCGTTTAACGATGTTTATTATGTCTTTATATATAGCATTTGGAATAGGTTATAATTTAGCGAAAAGTTATAAGCTAGATGCTTTATCAGGGGCACAGCTTGCAGTATGTTCATTACTATTAACATTAACACCTGAATTAATTGATAAAAAAGGCTTTATGCTTCCGATGACAAATCTCGGAGGTCATGGATTATTCGTGACGATGATTGTTTCTATTTTATCAGTTGAGATTTTAAGGTTTTGTAAGAAGAATAACGTAACAATCAAAATGCCAGAGCAAGTACCATCATCAGTATCGCGTTCGTTTGAAGCACTTATACCTGCAGCTTTTGTTATTATTATTATGAGTCTTATTACAGTCGTTTTTAAAGTGGATCTACATTACGTTGTAGATAAATTAGCCGCACCGTTAGTAAAAGCTGGTGATAGTTACTTTGGCGTTATTATACCTGTATTTTTAATTACATTTTTCTGGTCCTTTGGAATACATGGTGTATCAGTTGTAGGTACTGTGGCAAGACCGCTTTGGGATGTGTATTTAGGAAAGAACGGTGAAGCTGTAGCAAGTGGTGCGAGTCATTTTCCATTCATTGCACCAGAGCCGTTTTATCAATGGTTTATTTGGATTGGTGGCTCGGGAGCAACGTTAGGACTTGTGTTAGCGATGATCGTATTTGGGCGATCAAAATATTCGAAAGCGTTATCGAGAACTTGTATTGTACCTGGGATTTTTAATATTAATGAACCAGTTATATTCGGTTTGCCGATTGTATTGAATCCAATTTTAATTATTCCTTTCGTTATTACACCATTAGTAACCGCTACTATAGCGTATGCTGCAACTGCAATGGGATTTGTAACACCAACTCATATAATGCCGCCATGGACATTACCGGCCCCAATTGGTGCGTATTTAGCTACTGGAGGAGATTGGCGTGCAATTGTATTAGTTTTTATTAATATAGCAATATCATTCCTTATTTACTTACCATTCTTTAAAATGTACGACAAAAACATGCTTGAAATTGAGAAAAATGGTGATGGGGAATCTGTTAATCCGTAA